Proteins from one Pelodiscus sinensis isolate JC-2024 chromosome 21, ASM4963464v1, whole genome shotgun sequence genomic window:
- the MRPS17 gene encoding small ribosomal subunit protein uS17m, whose translation MSGLRGAVHAKWIVGKVIGTKMHKTAKVRVTRLVLDPYLLKFFNKRKTYFAHDPLQQCAVGDIVLLKALPERRTKNVKHELAEIVFKVGNVIDPVTGKACAGTRFLESLTDSESLTEADTTYLSEKLQELNVSSTEK comes from the exons ATGTCTGGACTACGTGGAGCTGTTCATGCAAAATGGATAGTAGGAAAAGTAATAGGAACTAAAATGCATAAAACTGCTAAAGTGAGAGTGACAAGGCTTGTGCTGGATCCTTATTTATTAAAG TTCTTTAACAAGCGAAAAACTTATTTCGCTCATGATCCATTGCAGCAGTGTGCAGTCGGAGACATTGTTCTTCTAAAAGCTTTGCCTGAGCGGAGGACCAAAAATGTGAAACATGAACTGGCTGAGATTGTTTTCAAGGTTGGAAATGTCATAGACCCAGTGACTGGAAAGGCCtgtgcaggaactaggttcctggAAAGTCTAACAGATTCAGAAAGTCTAACTGAGGCAGATACCACCTATCTAAGTGAAAAACTTCAAGAGCTAAATGTTTCCTCAACAGAGAAAtga